From the genome of uncultured Bacteroides sp.:
GGACGAACATCTGTCTTTGCAAATCCCGACCATGTTTTACCATCTCCACTACCATAATTGAGCACAGTTGCATTCATAATAATGGTATGCAAAGCCGTTTTCAATTCTGCTTTTTTCTTCCCTACTGCGGATGTGTAATAGCCACTCGGGATCTGTGCCATTAATTGTCCGCCTATGCAGACAATTAATAATTGCATTAACAAATGCAGGAAAAATTTTCTCATTCTATCGTTTTTTTATTGACCAATTTAAATACACTTCAATATTATCCTTTCATAGTATATAAAAAAGTAGTTCATAGACATTTAGCCCATTAAGGAGTACAAAGTTAATAATTATACAATAAATAATCTGCCATAAGGGTTAATTTTATTTGTCAGTTATATTACAATCTGATTATCGGTTCGTTTTTTCATTTAAAAAATTAACAATTAACACAAAACAAACATTATTTTATTATCATACGAAAAAGTTCCTCAAATAATTTTCCAATTTAAAGAAAAGCATTATCTTTGCGCTCTGAAATAGACCATTACACTATTCTTACCAAATAGTACAAAGTAATAATAATTAAAAAACAAATACTGAAATGAAAAAAGGTATTCATCCAGAATCATATCGTCCAGTCGTATTTAAGGATATGTCTAATGGCGATGTATTTTTATCTCAATCAACTTGCAACACTAAAGAAACTATCGAATTCGAAGGTGCAACTTACCCATTGGTTAAGCTTGAAATTTCTAACACTTCTCACCCTTTCTACACTGGTAAATCTACAATGATTGATACTGCCGGTCGTATTGATAAGTTTAAAAGCCGTTACGGAGATCGTAGCAAGAAATAAGATATTTCAGATTATATCTGATAAAAAAGCTCTGATACATTTTTGTATTAGAGCTTTTTTTATTGCTTGTCCACCCAGGTGTACAATACTCGTCCACCCGGATGTAACGAACCTCTACACCCGGGTGTACCAATATCTTACACCCGGATGGAATAAGAATTTATTGGTTAGCCTGTAATAATCAGATAAGGGTTTGATTTAAAAGGCAAAACACAGTCAACCAGAATCAGGACGAGACAAAGTGCCAGACTGCTAGATTACCGCTAGACTTAGTTTAAAGAAGTCTAGCGCCTACATTTCATTCATTCACAACACATTAAATGACTACTGCTAGACTGCAAGACTTATTTGCGAAAATATTATTTTTAGAGAGAGAAATCTAACATTTCCCTTTAAGTTACATTTTCAATGTAAATCGACCTTCTTTCCAAACATAGATAAGTGCCTTCTTTACAAAAGGAGCTAAATTCTTCGCTGCAGTTTCATCCAGATATTCTGGAGAAGCAAAAGTAAAAGTAATGTCACTGCTATCTTTTGAAAGATCCGATTTCAACAAATAAAAGTCTAATGCTGCCCGTGCGTTATTAAATGCTTCGAGTTGACTAGAATCGGGAGTAATGAAGAATTGCTCCATCTTAGGTAATTCTATATAATCTTTCACCGGTAGTTCTTTCCATGCTGTAGTATAAAAAAGTATGCGACTATCGCAAGCCGGACCGCAAACGGTATTAACTACACAAATAATTTTTGTTGTATCGTTCAGCTGAAGCAATTTCATCTGAAAACTACTCTGAGGGGTAGCCTGCAAATAAACATAATCTTTAGTCAGAGTTTTCATTTCCGACATTTTTTCCATCTTATTCTTGACTTGCGCTTTCATATTGCTTTCGAGAAAATCTGCAAAGTCTTCCCGGTTTACTTTTGTGAGCAAAGGCGACAAGGAATCGGGCATATTAATAAATACCGATTTGGCATCCTGTGCATGCAAGGAGATGGCACAAGCCATCAAAAAACAAAGAAGGACTATCTTTTTCATCTTATTAATTTATTTTGAGCCCAAATATAAGAATATCATTCCAATTAGCACCAGAATAAGATCGATTGCTTTGCTTTTTAAATTCTTTTCACGGAAAAACATTGCACCAAAGATAAACGAAACAATTACACTGCTTCGGCGAACCATAGATACAATAGAAATCATGGAATCGTCATAACTAAGCGCATAGAAATAAACAAAATCGGCTGCACCTAGAAATATGGAGATAAATATAATACTCCAGTGCCATTGAAACTGAGTGGTTTCTTTCCGTTTTGGCCACCATAAAAGCATCAGTACTCCACCCATAATAAAGAGCTGATAAACATTATACCACGACTGAATAAGCATTGGATTAAACTGCTTCATCAGGTATTTATCATAAAGCCCGCTGATAGCTCCTGTTAAAGCTGCCATCACAATAAAGAAAATCCATTTATTGCTTTTAAAGTCTATCCCTTCTTTTTTACCCGAGCGACTAAGCATAAAGAATGATGCCACGGCAAGCAAAACTCCGATCCATTGATAAAGATTGAGTCGTTCGCCAAAAATAAGCATAGCACCGACCAATACCATAACCGGACGGGTTGCATTGATTGGTCCTACAATAGTAAGCGGCAAGTGCTTCATTCCAAAATAGCCAAAAATCCAGGAAGAAAGTACTATTACCGATTTCAGTAATACGTATTTATGAACTTCCCATCCTTCGACCGGAACATAAAAAATGGTATTGCTAATCCACTCCTGCCCCATTGCGGAACAAATAATAAACGGCAAAAATATCAGACTGGAAAACAGTGTATTAAGAAACAACACCGGCAATACAGCATTATCTTTTAAAGATCTCTTTTTGAAAACATCATAAAAGCCTAATAAGAAGGCTGAAGTAAAAGCTAATAATAACCACATATTATATAAAAGTTTCAGCAGGATATTCAATATCTACTAAAAACAACGCATGACCCGGAACAGAAGCACCTGCTTTGCATCTGTCTTTTTGCTCTATTACTTTACGGAATTCTTCAATACTCATTTTACCTCGCCCTACTTCTACCAGCGTTCCTACAACAGCACGCACCATATTGCGAAGAAAGCGGTCAGCTTTTACAGTAAACACCCAGGTTGTTTCATCTTCCTGAATCCACTCCGCCTGCATAATTTTGCAATTATTGGTTTTTACATCAGTATGGAGTTTACTAAAACTGGTAAAGTCGGTATATTCAAACAGTATCTTTGCTGCCTCATTCATCAGTTCATAGTTGAGCGATCCATGCATCCGCCATTTCAGGTGACGGTTAAACGGTGATTTTACAGAGGTGATGTAATATTTATAGGTACGAGACAAAGCATCAAAGCGAGCGTGCGCTTCGGGATGTACTTTACAAACACGATATACGGAAATATCTGGTGGAAGCAATCTGTTCAGCTTATCAGTCAGCAATGCAAGATCAAGATCTTCTTTCTCTGAATCAAAGTGTGCCACCATCAGTTTGGCATGAACACCAGCATCAGTTCTGCCGGCACCTACTACTTCCGTTTCAACGCGAAGTAGAGTAGAAAGTGCTTTTTGCAAGCATTCCTGTACACTCACGCCATTAGGCTGCACCTGCCAACCGTGATAATTTGTTCCCTCGTAGGCTAAATAAATAAAGTATCGTTGCACGCGTTTTTATTATTTTGGCGCAAAGGTACGTTTTTTTTCTTTTATGTAAGTTGCTATCTGGCAGTAATATGAAAACAGCCTTGTTTCAATTCGTACTTTACGTAGCAGGTTTCTGCTTTTCGAAGATCGCGAAGTACTTCGGAAAGAACCAGTTTTAAGGTATCTCGGTTTACATCCTGCATCGGGCGATCGTCCTCTACTTTCTTAAAACGTTTCCAGCTTACATCGAAAGTTGTTCCATAAAAATGAGCCGACTTTTCGGATGCATTGCCATTACGTTTGCGCAGCTTCTTAACATCATCCTGAGTTCTAAGCACTGATGTTACAACAACCTGATTAGGATTTAATCCTTTAGATTCTAAAGAATCGAGAAAATTAGAACCTATACTGGACAATAAATCGCTTGCTTTTGGTACAAGGTAAGGAAGTGAGTGAGTAAGAGAATCTACTATATAATATTCATTACTTTCTATAAACACCAAATCGCCTTTCAGCTTTTCGGCATCTTCGCGTGAAGATATAGGACGAATACCAATTGCCTGAGCTGCCGACAAATGCAAATCATTTAAATCACCAAATGAACGTTTAAAACTTATCACACCCCGTATGTTTTTAGGATGATTTAGCTTTAAGGTTTTATCCTTACAGGCAGACAAACAGCAAATTAAAAAAAACAAGCCTACAATTGGTATAAGTTTGCGCATCAGAAAGTGAATTATCAGATTTTATATTATGTACTTTATTTTGCAAATATATATTAAAATGCCTTTTTATAAAAACAATTCCTGAATAAACTCAATTATAAAAGTAAATGATTTAAGAACGGCAGATAAAGTTTCTGCATAATGCAAGAGCGCTCAGTTTATTTTCGTTAGAGAGGTATATAATTCGAAGTTTTTATGTAAATTTGCAAGCAATTTAGAAATAAACATTTGATCCTTTAAATTGATTCAATGATAGAAAAACTGATTGTTCTCGAAGACATCGATCCGGTTATCTTCTATGGTGTGAATAACACCAACATTCAACTAATAAAAGCCTTATTCCCCAAATTAAGGATAGTAGCCCGTGGAAATATAATTAAGGTGATGGGGGATGAAGAGGAGATGTGCGCGTTTGAGGAGAATATTTTAGCTTTAGAAAAACATTGTGTTCAATACAATTCTTTAAAAGAAGAGGTAATCATTGATATAATAAAGGGTAACGCTCCCCAGACTGAAAAAAACGGGAACGTAATTGTATTCAGTGTTACCGGAAAGCCTATCATTCCACGTAGTGACAATCAACTAAAATTAGTGGAAGGATTTGAAAAGAATGATATGCTATTTGCTATCGGCCCGGCTGGTTCGGGAAAGACTTACACCTCTATTGCTCTGGCCGTAAGAGCATTGAAACAAAAAGAAATTAAAAAAATCATTTTAAGTCGCCCTGCTGTTGAAGCCGGTGAGAAACTAGGATTTCTTCCGGGGGATATAAAAGAAAAGATTGATCCGTATCTGCAACCTCTATACGACGCACTTCAGGATATGATTCCAGCTGCTAAGTTAAAGGAATATATGGAACTAAATATTATTCAGATTGCGCCGCTGGCTTTTATGCGCGGCCGTACTCTAAACGACGCTGTCGTTATTCTCGATGAAGCCCAGAACACTACCACTCAGCAGATAAAGATGTTTCTTACCCGCATGGGGATGAATACTAAAATGATTATTACGGGTGACCTCACTCAGATTGACCTACCGGCTGCCCAAACTTCCGGACTTGTTCAGGCAATTCGTATTCTGAAAGGAGTAAGAGGTATCAGCTTTGTGGAGCTTGGAAAGAAAGATATTGTTCGCCACAAGTTGGTAGAACGAATCGTTGAAGCTTATGAAAAATTCGACGATAAAAAGAAAAAAGAAAAACAATTAGAAGAATCCCAAAAACAAATACAATAATGAGCAAAGCATTAGTAAAAACAGATTTTAATTTTCCGGGACAAAAGAGTGTTTACCACGGAAAAGTACGTGATGTGTATAATATCAACGACGAATTATTGGTGATGGTTGTAAGTGACCGTATCTCAGCATTCGATGTTATTCTGCCTGAAGGTATTCCTTATAAAGGACAAGTGCTGAATCAGATTGCTGCCAAATTCCTTGATGCAACTGCTGATATTGTACCTAACTGGAAGATTGCTACTCCAGACCCAATGGTTACTGTAGGTATTAAATGTGTTCCTTTTGAAGTGGAAATGGTGGTTCGTGGATATCTTACCGGACACGCCTGGAGAGAATACAAAGAAGAAAAACGTACTCTTTGCGGTATTGCAATGCCTGAAGGAATGAAAGAAAACCAACCATTCCCTACTCCTATCATTACTCCTACAACAAAAGCTTACGAAGGTCACGACGAAGATATCTCTAAAGAAGAGATTATAGCACAGGGCATTGTAAGCAAAGAGGATTATGAACAATTGGAAAAATACACATTAGCTGTTTATGCACGCGGATGTGAAATTGCCAAACAAATGGGACTTATCCTTGTTGATACAAAATATGAGTTTGGTAAGAAAGATGGCAAGATTATTCTGATGGATGAAATTCATACTCCAGACTCTTCACGTTATTTCTATGCTGACGGCTTTGAAGAACGTTTGGCTAAGAATGAGCCACAAAAGCAGTTATCTAAAGAGTTTGTTCGCCAATGGTTAATTGAAAATGGTTTCCAGGGAAAAGAAGGACAACAGGTCCCTGCTATGACTGAAGAATATGTAAACAGTGTAAGTGACCGCTACATTGAATTATACGAAAACATTGTTGGAGAAAAGTTTGTAAAAGCTGATCTTGATGATGTAGCTGCAAGAATTGAAAAGAATGTTACTGCATTCCTTTCTAAATAAATAGCATTCAATGAATAACAAGGGGTAAGTCCTCTTGTTATTCATTATTTTTTACTGCAACACATAGCTTTTGATTTTTATATTTATCTATTTTCATTCATGAAATACCCTCAAGAAGAAATAAAGCCTTATAGCTCCGAAGGAAAAAAAACCGAACAGGTGGAGACTATGTTTGATAATATAGCTCATCATTACGACCTGTTAAACCATACCATGTCTTTTGGTATTGACAAGGGCTGGAGACGAAAGGCAATTGCCTGGTTGAAACCCTTTCGTCCTCAGAAAATGATGGATGTAGCTACCGGAACAGGCGATTTTGCTATTCAGGCTTACCGCGATTTATTACCTGAAGAACTGATTGGCACAGATATTTCAGAAGGGATGATGAAAATTGGTAAAGAGAAGGTGCTAAAGTTGGGACTTGACCAAAGTATATCTTTCGCCAAGGAAGATTGTATGAACCTGACTTTCACTGATAACACTTTTGATGCAATCACTGTTGCTTTTGGTATCCGTAACTTTGAAAACCTGGACAAAGGTTTATCAGAAATGCATAGGGTACTGAACAAAGACGGGCATTTGGTAATTCTGGAACTGACCACTCCGGATTCCTTCCCGATGAAACAGCTATTTGCCATCTATTCTAAGATTGTGATTCCTACAATGGGTAAGCTTCTTTCAAAAGATGATAATGCTTACACTTATCTACCTGAAACCATCAAAGCCTTCCCACAAGGGGAAGTTATGAAGGGAGTTATTGAAAAGGCGGGATTCAAAGATGTTTCTTTCAAACGACTGACATTCGGAATCTGCACCCTTTACACTGCTGCAAAATAATAAAATCTAAAAACACAGACTATGCAAAAGTACGGTTTAATAGGCTATCCTCTCAAACATTCTTTTTCGATTGGATTTTTCAACGAGAAATTCAAATCGGAAAACATCGACGCTGAATATGTAAATTTTGAGATTCCTGATATCAATCTTTTTATGAATGTAATCAGTGAAAACTCTGATCTTTGTGGTTTGAATGTCACTATTCCGTATAAAGAACAAATTATTCCTTTCCTCGACGAATTAGATAAAGATACCGCTAAAATTGGTGCTGTCAACGTAATTAAAATTATTCGTCAGAAAGGAAAAACAAAACTGGTTGGATATAATTCTGATATTATTGGTTTTACACAATCTATTGAGCCTTTACTAAAAGAGCATCACAAAAAAGCTCTTATTCTGGGAGCAGGAGGTGCTGCTAAAGCGGTATTTCACGGATTAAAGAATCTGGGTATTACAAGTACGTATGTATCGCGCACTAAACAGCAGCCAGACATGCTTACTTACGAGGAACTTACTCCTGAAATTATAGCCAAAAATACTATTATTATAAATGCTACTCCTGTAGGTATGTTTCCTAATGTAGATGCCTGCCCGGACATTCCTTATGAATGTCTAACCAAAAATCATTTGTTATACGATTTACTGTATAACCCGGACACAACATTATTTATGAAGAAAGGGGCAGAGCGTGGAGCTAAAACCAAAAATGGTTTGGAAATGCTTTTACTTCAGGCTTTTGCTGCATGGGAAATATGGAATAAATAATTCATTTATGGTAGCAAAAAAGGTAATCAAAATTATAAAATATTTACTTCTCTCACTATTACTTCTTTTCGTAGCAAGTACAGTGGGGGGAAGTTTTTATATGCTTGATTACTCGCTAGCATCTAAACATAATAATAATGACGAAGCTGAGTCGTATCAGTATATGTACGACAATTATCCTTATCTGCATCAATGGGTGGATAGCCTGAATAAGGTTTCGGCATTAAAGGATACTTTCATTATTGGCCACGAAAATAACAAACTGCACGCCTATTTCATTGCAGCTAACAAGCCAACAAAAAAGACAGCTATATTGGTTCATGGTTATACAGACAATGCCATCCGCATGATGATGATTGGTTATTTATACAATCATGATTTGAATTATAATGTTCTGCTTCCTGATCTGCGGGCACATGGAAAAAGTGAAGGTAATACTATTCAGATGGGATGGAAAGATCGTCTTGATGTGATTCACTGGATTGATGTAGCAAAAGGTATATATGGAGATAGTATAAACATTGTGGTTCATGGTATCTCAATGGGAGCTGCAACAACAATGATGGTAAGTGGAGAAAACCTTCCTTCAAATGTAAAATGCTTTGTGGAAGATTGCGGATACACCAGTGTGTGGGATGAATTTTCTAAAGAACTGGAAGAACGTTTCAACTTACCCGAATTTCCGTTAATGTATGCTACCAGCTTGCTATGCGACATTAAATATAACTGGAATTTCAAAGAAGCGTCTCCACTGAATCAAGTTAAAAAATGCCGTTTACCAATGTTCTTTATTCATGGTGATGCAGATACTTATGTTCCTACCTGGATGGTTTATCCGCTTTACGAAGCAAAATCAGCACCAAAAGAATTATGGATTGTTCGGGGAGCTGAGCATGCAAAGTCATACAAACAAAATCCTCAGCTTTATCTTGCAAAAGTTAAAGCGTTTACAGACTCTTATATTAAATAACTCTTTCTTCACTATTAAGCTTTTTCTCAAAAAAGTTTCCGTCCTCCCTAATTGGAAATAAAGTACGATTCCATAAAAGTACAAACATAATACAGTCTCCAGAAACTATAGAGAAGATCCAATATTTTGTATTAATCACAAAAAATTCCTTGTCAGTAGTTTAATAAATTTCATGTAATTTTATTATACACATACAAATATACATAAGATTGTACAATTACACATGCGTTTCAATGAAGTAAAATATAATTTTGCAACTGAAACCGTGGATCTTAACACAATCATATATATAATTACTATGAAAAAACTAAAATTTTATTTATTTGCCGGTATAGCATCCTGCTTTTTACTTCAGCCGACAAATGCACAACGAATCCAGCAACCACTAGGTCGCGGTGTTGTAGCTGTTAACAACAGCGGTTCTGTCTTTATTTCCTGGCGAAAGCTAGCACAAGAGCCCGAGAAGCAACAATACAATATTTATTCTCGCCCTGTAGGAACGACAGACTATACAAAAATAAATTCTTCACCACTTAACATGACAAATTTCACAACATCGTCTATCAGCACGGGCAGTGAAATTGCAGTAGCACCAATTATTAATGGTGTAGAACAAACAAAAAGCCAACCATTTACATTAAAAGATATGGCTTTAAGAAGTAAGTTTCTGGAGATAACTTTTAGCAACTTTCTTTCAGGAGCTTATAATACTAAATTTATATGGCCTGCCGATTTGGACGGAGATGGTGAATACGATTATGTAGTAGATCGTCTTTCTCTCACAGGAGAGACTTCTAAAATTGAAGGGTATTCTCGGTTTGGCCAACATCTATGGACCGTAGATATGGGACCTAATATCCCTATAAGTGAAGGACATGGTGATATGGTATTAGCTTATGATATTAACTGTGATGGTAAATCAGAAGTTATAATCAAAAGTTCTGATGGCACGCGTTTTTACGATAAGGCTAATGGAACCTGGGGGAAATATGTAAATGGCAACCCTACAGCAGATACAGATAATGACGGAATTATAGACTATAATACTCAATCTGTAAGGAATCAGCCACAGTATATGACCGTTATCAATGGACTCACCGGCGAAGAGATGAATACTGTGGAATTTAATTATCCAAGTGACCCAACAGGTGATAATTATTCACGCAACAATAAAGCAGATTATATGTCTGATCGGTATAATGAACTAAACGGACACTGCGCTATTGCTTATCTGGACGGTATTCATCCAAGTATTATAATGGAATATTGCGATCGTACAATAGATAAAACTCATCACTATTACGTTTCAGCCTGGGGATATGACTTTAATGATGCTACAGCCAGCAACTGGCATGAAAAGTTTACCTGGAGCCGAAACGACAAAACGCCATGGCCAGCAGAATTTCACATGATTCGTATTGGTGATGTTGATTTTGACGGCAAGGATGAAATGCTGGAAGGTGGTTATGTACTTAATGACGACGGTACTATGTTATGCAGCGCAGGTATATCTCATGGAGACCGTTTCCGTGTAAGTGATATTGACCCAGATCGTCCGGGACTAGAGACTTATGCCATTCAACAGTATGCACCTGATATGTTGGGGCAGATTCTTTATGATGCTGCAACAGCCACTCCTATCAAGAAATGGTATCTTCCAAATACAGGAGACGTAGGCAGAGGAGAATGTATTGATGTGGATAAGACTCATAAAGGTTATGAAATTTGGAGCACAATGGGAAGCCTGTACGACAGTAAGGGTGATTTGATTAGCAGTGGCAGTGTACCTTTTCCGACTGAAGGAGTTGCATGGGATGGGGAACTTGATCATGAACTTCTATCAGCTCCGGATAAAAACGGCTATAACGGATACATTGGTAAATATGTAATGAACAGTTCTTCAACCAATCGTCTCATAGAGTTTAGCCGCATATCAAACTGGACTCTTACCTGTTCTAATGGTGTTCGTCCAGCTTTC
Proteins encoded in this window:
- the truA gene encoding tRNA pseudouridine(38-40) synthase TruA gives rise to the protein MQRYFIYLAYEGTNYHGWQVQPNGVSVQECLQKALSTLLRVETEVVGAGRTDAGVHAKLMVAHFDSEKEDLDLALLTDKLNRLLPPDISVYRVCKVHPEAHARFDALSRTYKYYITSVKSPFNRHLKWRMHGSLNYELMNEAAKILFEYTDFTSFSKLHTDVKTNNCKIMQAEWIQEDETTWVFTVKADRFLRNMVRAVVGTLVEVGRGKMSIEEFRKVIEQKDRCKAGASVPGHALFLVDIEYPAETFI
- a CDS encoding type B 50S ribosomal protein L31; translation: MKKGIHPESYRPVVFKDMSNGDVFLSQSTCNTKETIEFEGATYPLVKLEISNTSHPFYTGKSTMIDTAGRIDKFKSRYGDRSKK
- a CDS encoding DUF3256 family protein; the encoded protein is MKKIVLLCFLMACAISLHAQDAKSVFINMPDSLSPLLTKVNREDFADFLESNMKAQVKNKMEKMSEMKTLTKDYVYLQATPQSSFQMKLLQLNDTTKIICVVNTVCGPACDSRILFYTTAWKELPVKDYIELPKMEQFFITPDSSQLEAFNNARAALDFYLLKSDLSKDSSDITFTFASPEYLDETAAKNLAPFVKKALIYVWKEGRFTLKM
- the ubiE gene encoding bifunctional demethylmenaquinone methyltransferase/2-methoxy-6-polyprenyl-1,4-benzoquinol methylase UbiE, translated to MKYPQEEIKPYSSEGKKTEQVETMFDNIAHHYDLLNHTMSFGIDKGWRRKAIAWLKPFRPQKMMDVATGTGDFAIQAYRDLLPEELIGTDISEGMMKIGKEKVLKLGLDQSISFAKEDCMNLTFTDNTFDAITVAFGIRNFENLDKGLSEMHRVLNKDGHLVILELTTPDSFPMKQLFAIYSKIVIPTMGKLLSKDDNAYTYLPETIKAFPQGEVMKGVIEKAGFKDVSFKRLTFGICTLYTAAK
- a CDS encoding alpha/beta hydrolase — translated: MVAKKVIKIIKYLLLSLLLLFVASTVGGSFYMLDYSLASKHNNNDEAESYQYMYDNYPYLHQWVDSLNKVSALKDTFIIGHENNKLHAYFIAANKPTKKTAILVHGYTDNAIRMMMIGYLYNHDLNYNVLLPDLRAHGKSEGNTIQMGWKDRLDVIHWIDVAKGIYGDSINIVVHGISMGAATTMMVSGENLPSNVKCFVEDCGYTSVWDEFSKELEERFNLPEFPLMYATSLLCDIKYNWNFKEASPLNQVKKCRLPMFFIHGDADTYVPTWMVYPLYEAKSAPKELWIVRGAEHAKSYKQNPQLYLAKVKAFTDSYIK
- a CDS encoding DUF5715 family protein, encoding MRKLIPIVGLFFLICCLSACKDKTLKLNHPKNIRGVISFKRSFGDLNDLHLSAAQAIGIRPISSREDAEKLKGDLVFIESNEYYIVDSLTHSLPYLVPKASDLLSSIGSNFLDSLESKGLNPNQVVVTSVLRTQDDVKKLRKRNGNASEKSAHFYGTTFDVSWKRFKKVEDDRPMQDVNRDTLKLVLSEVLRDLRKAETCYVKYELKQGCFHITAR
- the aroE gene encoding shikimate dehydrogenase (AroE; catalyzes the conversion of shikimate to 3-dehydroshikimate) gives rise to the protein MQKYGLIGYPLKHSFSIGFFNEKFKSENIDAEYVNFEIPDINLFMNVISENSDLCGLNVTIPYKEQIIPFLDELDKDTAKIGAVNVIKIIRQKGKTKLVGYNSDIIGFTQSIEPLLKEHHKKALILGAGGAAKAVFHGLKNLGITSTYVSRTKQQPDMLTYEELTPEIIAKNTIIINATPVGMFPNVDACPDIPYECLTKNHLLYDLLYNPDTTLFMKKGAERGAKTKNGLEMLLLQAFAAWEIWNK
- a CDS encoding DMT family transporter gives rise to the protein MWLLLAFTSAFLLGFYDVFKKRSLKDNAVLPVLFLNTLFSSLIFLPFIICSAMGQEWISNTIFYVPVEGWEVHKYVLLKSVIVLSSWIFGYFGMKHLPLTIVGPINATRPVMVLVGAMLIFGERLNLYQWIGVLLAVASFFMLSRSGKKEGIDFKSNKWIFFIVMAALTGAISGLYDKYLMKQFNPMLIQSWYNVYQLFIMGGVLMLLWWPKRKETTQFQWHWSIIFISIFLGAADFVYFYALSYDDSMISIVSMVRRSSVIVSFIFGAMFFREKNLKSKAIDLILVLIGMIFLYLGSK
- a CDS encoding phosphoribosylaminoimidazolesuccinocarboxamide synthase, whose product is MSKALVKTDFNFPGQKSVYHGKVRDVYNINDELLVMVVSDRISAFDVILPEGIPYKGQVLNQIAAKFLDATADIVPNWKIATPDPMVTVGIKCVPFEVEMVVRGYLTGHAWREYKEEKRTLCGIAMPEGMKENQPFPTPIITPTTKAYEGHDEDISKEEIIAQGIVSKEDYEQLEKYTLAVYARGCEIAKQMGLILVDTKYEFGKKDGKIILMDEIHTPDSSRYFYADGFEERLAKNEPQKQLSKEFVRQWLIENGFQGKEGQQVPAMTEEYVNSVSDRYIELYENIVGEKFVKADLDDVAARIEKNVTAFLSK
- a CDS encoding PhoH family protein, giving the protein MIEKLIVLEDIDPVIFYGVNNTNIQLIKALFPKLRIVARGNIIKVMGDEEEMCAFEENILALEKHCVQYNSLKEEVIIDIIKGNAPQTEKNGNVIVFSVTGKPIIPRSDNQLKLVEGFEKNDMLFAIGPAGSGKTYTSIALAVRALKQKEIKKIILSRPAVEAGEKLGFLPGDIKEKIDPYLQPLYDALQDMIPAAKLKEYMELNIIQIAPLAFMRGRTLNDAVVILDEAQNTTTQQIKMFLTRMGMNTKMIITGDLTQIDLPAAQTSGLVQAIRILKGVRGISFVELGKKDIVRHKLVERIVEAYEKFDDKKKKEKQLEESQKQIQ